A stretch of DNA from Streptomyces rubradiris:
GGCGAACACGCCTGTGGAGATCCTTGGCGCCCTCACCGACGCTCTGCTCGAACCCGTACCCGAGCACACCGAGGACATCTGGTCCCAGCTCACTGCGGCCGGCTGGCACTACCAGCGCGACGAACACGGCAACGAAGACGCCTCCCACCCCGACGGACACCTGCGCCTACGCCGCTTCGCCGACGATGCCCTGGGCTTCCACTGGCTCGCCGAAGCCACCACCGAGCGGCACGAACGAGTATGGACTGGCTGGCTTGAGGACCGCATGCCCCCGCACCTGATCGCCGCCTTCACCAAGGCCCTGGCCAGTGACGAACCAGTCCAGCGAGCCCGGGCCGACGTCCCGCACCTCCACCTGGTCACCCAGGAAGAGCGCGGTCCGCAGGCCGAGAAACTCGCCGCCGAGCACGCCGCACGGCTCAAAGCGGTGCGCGCCACCGCCCGCAAATCCCGCCGCGCTGCCGCGCAGAGCACACCCGGCGTACCGGCCGCCATCGCTTCCGCCCCACGCCCGGCCGCACGCCGCTGACCTACCGAAAGGCACCTCGCTCATTTCCCCCGACCCCAACGCCCAGCGTGAGTTCCTGCGCCGCCTCGACCGGTACATCGGCGAGGCCAAGAGGATCCTCGACGCCTGGAACTCGTACTCCGACCTGCACACCGACCTCGACGGCTGGCCGTACGACGACCACGCCTACGGCCTGCGCCAGAGCCGCCGAGACGCCGAGACCGCCGCGGCGTTCGAGGAGGTACGTGCCGGCGCCAGGCACCTGCTGGACAGCGCCGAAAACCAGTTGCCCCTGGTGCCCGCCGACCGCGCGCAGACCCGCTGGATCCACCAGCTCGGCGTCCTACGAGACGCACTCGACCGCCTCGACGCACTGGAAGAGGAGTGGCACGCCACCCAGGACAGCCTCCCGCGCGGCACCGAAGCCTTCGAGACCGCGCTCGCCGAACACCACGCCGAGTGCTGGAGCTACCTGGACGACTGGGCCACCCACGGCCACGTCATCGGTGAGATCAACACGGCCGTGAAGCGCCCCCCTACCTCCTGGTCCCGACCACCGGCCGCGCGACCGGCCCCGGCCACCGGCCACACCACCATGGCGCGGAGGTGACCGTGCACGAGTCCTCCCAGACGGTCGAGATCGACTTCGTCGCTCCGCGGTATCTGGCCGGCGGCGGTGACCCCGCCTGGATCACCGTCCCCCTGCACCGCGCCTGCGGCTGGAGCCACGGCCACGACCCCCTCATGCCGCGCGTCATCCTCTCCAGCCCCGACCAGAAAGCACTGCTGCGGCTGGAACCCGACCCGGACAGCGCATGGTGGACCATCCAGCACGCCGCCGGCCCCGACCGGCCCGCCTGGTACGCCAGCTTCGGCGCCCGCACCCCGGTCGAGATCATCGCGGCGTTCACCGACGCCCTCACCGCCCCCACCGGCGATGTGGCAGACGCCTGGGACCCCTTGGCTCCGCTCCGCGACGCGGGCTGGTCACCGACGACCCAGGACAACCGGCTCGCCTCCCCCGACGGCACGGTACGCGTCGACCTGCACGAGGCGACCGGCACCTGGTGGGTGACTACCACCCTGAACCAAGCCCAGCGACCGGTATGGCAGGCCCACTTCGGCGAGCACACCCCACCGCACCTGATCACCGCGTTCACCACCGCACTCACCGACCCCACCCCGCTCGCCCGTATCAGCACGGTGGACAGCCTCCCCACCCGCGACCCGCACCTTGTCACCCACACCCGCGCCGAAGTACGGGCCTCCCAGATCGCCTTCGTGCTGGAGGACCGGGTCCGCACGCTCGCCGCCCGCCACAAGGCCCCGACGGCACCACCCGGCCTTCCCCGGCGGCCGTCCGCCGACCCCGGCCACACCCGCTGATCCCCCTCCCCCCCCACCGGAGCACGCAGCCCTTTGCCCCCTGCCTCCACCAACACCTCCGACGGCTACGACCTCGCCTTCCGTCTCCTCATGGGCGTCCTCGCCGTCGTCGTCCCCCTGTCCCACCTCGCCTGGCTGTCCGGCAACCTCACCGCCTACCTCACCGGGCACCCCTGGGCGCCCTACCAGCCGACCACCGCCCTGCTCCACCCCGACCAGCTCTGGCCCAACGTTGGTGAAACGTCCCTGCTGATCGGCGCCCGCATCCTCCCCGTCACCGTCCTGCTCGCCCTCGGCGCGACAGCCGGCCTGCTGTGGGCCCGGTACAAGAACAACGGCGGCGGCCGGAAAAAGAAGATCACGGCGATGGCCAAGCCGAGGGACATCGAGCCCCTGATGGCCAAGGCGATCACCGACAAGGCGCGCTCGCTGCGCCCGAGTCTGAAGACCGCCAGGCACATCGCGCCGAAGGACACCGGCATCCTTCTGGGCAACCTCCAGGGCACCCGGCACGAGGTCCGCATGGGGTACGAGGACGTGGCCGTCGCCATCATGGCCCCGCGGTCGGGTAAGACGACGTCGCTGGCGATCCCGTCCATCCTCAACGCCCCCGGCCCGGTCCTGCTGACGTCGAACAAGGCGGCCGGTGACGCCTACACCGCCACCCTCGATGCCCGCGCCACGGTCGGACGGGTGTGGTCGATGGACCCGCAGCAGATCGCCCACGCGGCCCGCGAGATGTGGTG
This window harbors:
- a CDS encoding DUF317 domain-containing protein, whose amino-acid sequence is MHESSQTVEIDFVAPRYLAGGGDPAWITVPLHRACGWSHGHDPLMPRVILSSPDQKALLRLEPDPDSAWWTIQHAAGPDRPAWYASFGARTPVEIIAAFTDALTAPTGDVADAWDPLAPLRDAGWSPTTQDNRLASPDGTVRVDLHEATGTWWVTTTLNQAQRPVWQAHFGEHTPPHLITAFTTALTDPTPLARISTVDSLPTRDPHLVTHTRAEVRASQIAFVLEDRVRTLAARHKAPTAPPGLPRRPSADPGHTR
- a CDS encoding DUF317 domain-containing protein; protein product: MTRPYIPTRANDPYGLIWFETRPRYLAGGGDPRRITQTLRAAGWHNLSDPDFPHVVLASPDRSHSLVLEPQPGPYGRWWRIHGRHEQRSWYSEFGANTPVEILGALTDALLEPVPEHTEDIWSQLTAAGWHYQRDEHGNEDASHPDGHLRLRRFADDALGFHWLAEATTERHERVWTGWLEDRMPPHLIAAFTKALASDEPVQRARADVPHLHLVTQEERGPQAEKLAAEHAARLKAVRATARKSRRAAAQSTPGVPAAIASAPRPAARR